One window of the Thermodesulfomicrobium sp. WS genome contains the following:
- the mnmA gene encoding tRNA 2-thiouridine(34) synthase MnmA, translating into MRHPASLCAVAVSGGADSLLTLLLLQEAGVPTHAVHGRFLPPNAAGRLREERLAAVCAARGIALTVLDLTETFARTVIQPFVRDYAAGRTPNPCATCNPAMKWGVLWGKARALGAATFATGHYARVHDGMLLRGADPSKDQSYFLALVPQEHLRHTLFPLGGRTKAWVHAELARRGITPPEERESQDICFVPGSYHDLMAAHGVPGTPGPIVLADGTPVGRHQGLWRLTIGQRRGLGIAYREPLFVIAKDPATNTVIVGPKAATLAWGCRTQPANVLAPPETWPQELLVQTSFRQKPQPARVTVAADQTLTIRFQTPGPRPTPGQLAAVYHGDRVLAGAIIHAPLEAA; encoded by the coding sequence ATGCGTCATCCGGCATCTTTATGCGCCGTCGCGGTAAGCGGCGGCGCTGATTCCCTCCTCACCCTGCTGCTCCTCCAGGAAGCCGGCGTCCCCACCCACGCGGTGCACGGCCGATTTCTGCCGCCAAACGCAGCAGGCCGCCTGCGGGAGGAGCGCCTGGCGGCCGTGTGCGCCGCGCGCGGCATTGCCCTCACGGTGCTCGACCTTACCGAGACCTTTGCCCGCACCGTCATCCAGCCGTTCGTGCGCGACTACGCCGCAGGCCGCACCCCCAACCCCTGCGCCACCTGCAACCCGGCCATGAAATGGGGCGTGCTCTGGGGGAAAGCGCGCGCACTGGGGGCCGCGACATTCGCCACCGGGCACTACGCCCGTGTGCACGACGGAATGCTGCTGCGCGGCGCGGACCCCAGCAAGGACCAAAGCTATTTTCTCGCCCTGGTACCTCAGGAGCATCTGCGCCACACCCTGTTTCCCCTGGGAGGGCGCACCAAGGCATGGGTACACGCCGAGCTCGCCCGCCGGGGCATCACCCCTCCGGAAGAGCGTGAAAGCCAGGACATCTGCTTTGTCCCCGGCTCCTACCACGACCTCATGGCCGCCCACGGCGTGCCCGGCACACCGGGCCCCATCGTGCTTGCCGACGGCACCCCGGTGGGAAGGCATCAGGGGCTGTGGCGGCTCACCATCGGCCAGCGCCGGGGGCTCGGCATCGCCTACCGCGAACCCCTCTTTGTCATCGCCAAGGACCCGGCCACCAACACCGTGATCGTGGGCCCCAAGGCCGCCACCCTGGCCTGGGGGTGCCGCACCCAGCCCGCCAATGTGCTGGCCCCGCCCGAGACCTGGCCGCAAGAGCTCCTGGTGCAGACGAGCTTTCGCCAAAAGCCGCAGCCTGCCCGGGTGACCGTAGCGGCGGACCAGACACTGACCATCCGCTTCCAGACCCCAGGCCCTAGGCCCACACCCGGACAGCTCGCCGCCGTCTACCACGGCGACCGGGTGCTGGCTGGCGCCATCATCCACGCCCCCTTGGAGGCCGCATGA
- a CDS encoding DUF4416 family protein codes for MSIPHEPAPAKAVLSILSARWDSFWPGLLPRLEAILGPADFHSDPIPFTQTTYYDAELGTPIFRRILSFATPLPMDRLAAVKLATNAVENEYAENGRRRFNLDPGYLTRERLVLATGKNFAHRIYLGQGIFADLTLIYRKGRFEALPWTFPDYRTEAIQDILARIRATIPTQGNRP; via the coding sequence ATGAGTATCCCCCACGAACCCGCGCCCGCCAAGGCGGTGCTCTCCATCTTGAGCGCCCGGTGGGACTCTTTTTGGCCAGGGCTTCTACCCCGCCTCGAAGCCATCTTGGGACCCGCGGATTTTCACAGCGACCCCATCCCCTTTACCCAAACCACGTACTACGACGCGGAACTGGGCACGCCGATCTTTCGCCGCATCCTCTCCTTTGCCACGCCGCTTCCCATGGACCGGTTGGCGGCGGTCAAACTCGCCACCAACGCCGTGGAAAACGAGTACGCGGAAAATGGCCGGCGGCGCTTCAACCTGGACCCAGGCTACCTCACCCGCGAGCGTCTGGTGCTCGCCACAGGGAAAAACTTCGCGCACCGCATCTACCTGGGTCAGGGGATCTTCGCGGATCTCACCCTCATTTACCGCAAAGGCCGCTTCGAGGCCCTGCCCTGGACCTTTCCCGACTACCGCACCGAGGCCATTCAGGATATCCTTGCGCGCATCCGCGCCACCATCCCCACCCAAGGAAACCGACCATGA
- the pyrF gene encoding orotidine-5'-phosphate decarboxylase, which produces MAAHAMEHLGAGMSPQLVVALDFPQAKPAMAVAQQLVGVTSWVKVGLELYLAAGARIVADLKGLGFRVFVDLKFLDIPNTVAGAVRQVCGSGADMLTVHALGGKAMVQAALAARDAAGTKTSVVAVTLLTHLTSEDLPWAAASLPELAGDLACRAHAWGADGVVCSGQEAGIIRAATSPDFLLVTPGLRRPEDHVGDQARICTPLAAARAGSNFLVMGRPITGATDPAAAARQILASVLIPGGTS; this is translated from the coding sequence ATGGCAGCGCACGCTATGGAACACCTGGGGGCTGGCATGAGCCCCCAATTGGTCGTGGCCCTAGACTTTCCCCAGGCCAAGCCGGCCATGGCCGTGGCCCAACAGCTCGTGGGCGTCACCTCCTGGGTGAAGGTCGGCCTCGAGCTCTATCTGGCCGCAGGGGCACGCATCGTCGCCGACCTCAAGGGACTCGGCTTTCGGGTTTTTGTGGATCTCAAATTTTTGGACATCCCCAACACCGTAGCCGGCGCGGTGCGCCAGGTGTGCGGTAGCGGCGCGGACATGCTCACCGTGCATGCCTTGGGCGGCAAGGCCATGGTGCAGGCAGCATTGGCGGCCCGGGACGCAGCGGGCACCAAGACCTCCGTGGTGGCCGTGACCCTGCTCACCCACCTCACTTCCGAAGACCTCCCATGGGCGGCCGCTTCGTTGCCAGAGCTCGCCGGTGATTTGGCGTGCCGGGCGCACGCCTGGGGCGCGGACGGGGTGGTCTGCTCCGGACAGGAGGCGGGGATCATCCGTGCGGCCACCAGCCCCGATTTTCTCCTCGTCACCCCGGGGCTCCGCCGCCCCGAAGACCACGTCGGGGACCAGGCGCGCATCTGTACCCCTCTGGCAGCCGCCAGGGCGGGGAGCAATTTTTTGGTCATGGGTCGGCCCATCACTGGGGCGACGGATCCTGCTGCCGCGGCCCGCCAGATCCTTGCAAGTGTCCTCATACCAGGAGGCACGTCATGA
- a CDS encoding YicC/YloC family endoribonuclease, which translates to MTRSMTGFGRATISRPAWTLTWEIASRNARYLELKWKTPPGWTALHQQWDALVRRTAQRGTIELSLSVRLLDPELAGNALDTLQAQAMVESLRRLALELGVPQPQDISPLLAVPSIWRESRGEDVSPIMAADATDALTQALQHWDASRYREGIALEQDLDRRLTTLGALSQAIAAEVRSLAPQRMASLQERLRALLGEESMPDPARLHLELALLADKVDVSEELTRLQAHLASMETILRSPGPKGRKLDFLVQEVLREITTCSNKVQSARVSALAVDFKTELEKVREQIQNLE; encoded by the coding sequence ATGACCCGAAGCATGACCGGCTTTGGCCGCGCCACGATCTCGCGTCCCGCCTGGACGCTCACCTGGGAGATCGCCAGCCGCAACGCCCGCTACCTGGAACTCAAATGGAAGACTCCACCCGGATGGACGGCCCTGCACCAGCAATGGGACGCCCTAGTGCGCCGCACCGCCCAGCGGGGGACCATCGAACTCTCCCTGTCGGTGCGCCTCCTGGATCCGGAGCTTGCCGGAAACGCCCTGGATACGCTCCAGGCCCAGGCCATGGTGGAAAGTCTGCGCAGGCTCGCCCTGGAGCTTGGAGTCCCGCAGCCTCAAGACATCAGCCCGCTGCTGGCGGTGCCGTCCATCTGGCGCGAAAGCCGCGGGGAGGACGTTTCCCCGATCATGGCCGCTGACGCCACGGATGCCCTGACCCAGGCACTGCAGCACTGGGATGCATCCCGCTACAGGGAAGGAATTGCCCTGGAGCAGGATCTGGACCGCCGCCTTACCACGCTCGGCGCGCTCTCCCAGGCCATCGCCGCGGAGGTCCGCTCCCTGGCGCCCCAACGCATGGCCAGCCTGCAGGAGCGGCTGCGCGCGCTTCTGGGCGAGGAAAGCATGCCCGATCCGGCCCGCTTGCACCTGGAGCTCGCCCTGCTTGCGGACAAAGTGGACGTGAGCGAAGAACTCACCCGCCTGCAGGCCCATCTTGCGTCCATGGAGACTATCCTGCGCAGCCCCGGCCCCAAAGGCCGCAAACTCGATTTTCTCGTGCAAGAGGTCTTGCGGGAAATCACTACCTGCAGCAACAAGGTGCAAAGCGCCAGAGTGAGCGCCCTGGCTGTGGACTTCAAGACCGAATTGGAAAAAGTACGCGAACAGATCCAAAACCTCGAATAG
- a CDS encoding tetratricopeptide repeat protein, with product MKEKDTEHTRIKGVFSSEKVAKVGAGTTVRKTTQTMYWFVEEDENGVIWVQPLNPNYVPSGPKQEVPREEFLENYRPEPEFYTHKVYPSIRKLNQTIARAERHRANGETYSAEYEFTNALKIDEENIRANFGLGLTYLERGDTARANDVFERLVKLDAAFEAEHKHLFNDFGINLRKNEMYDQAIRYYQRALELSPTDEHLHYNIARAYFAKADIANTVTHLRQALSINPDFTIAKKFLVYLKQQGLLPASAMPAVPAPSSPSTESDAAPTQ from the coding sequence ATGAAGGAAAAAGACACCGAACACACCCGCATCAAAGGGGTATTCTCCTCGGAAAAGGTCGCCAAGGTGGGTGCCGGCACCACGGTGCGCAAAACCACCCAAACCATGTACTGGTTCGTGGAAGAAGACGAAAACGGGGTCATCTGGGTGCAGCCCCTCAACCCCAACTACGTGCCCTCCGGACCCAAGCAAGAGGTGCCACGGGAAGAGTTTCTGGAGAACTACCGCCCGGAGCCGGAGTTTTATACCCACAAGGTCTATCCCAGTATCCGCAAACTCAACCAGACCATCGCCCGGGCCGAACGCCACCGCGCCAATGGCGAGACCTATTCTGCGGAATACGAATTCACCAATGCCCTCAAGATCGACGAAGAAAACATCCGCGCCAACTTCGGCCTGGGGCTGACCTATCTCGAACGCGGCGACACGGCTCGCGCCAACGATGTCTTCGAACGCCTGGTGAAGCTCGATGCGGCCTTCGAGGCGGAGCACAAACACCTCTTCAACGATTTCGGCATCAATCTGCGCAAAAACGAGATGTATGACCAGGCCATCCGCTACTACCAGCGTGCCTTGGAGCTCTCGCCCACGGACGAACACCTGCACTACAACATCGCCCGTGCCTATTTTGCCAAGGCGGACATTGCCAACACCGTGACCCATCTCCGCCAGGCCCTGAGCATCAACCCCGATTTCACCATTGCCAAAAAGTTTCTCGTGTACCTCAAGCAGCAGGGATTACTGCCGGCCTCGGCCATGCCGGCGGTGCCCGCCCCATCTTCCCCCAGCACCGAATCCGACGCAGCCCCAACACAGTAA
- a CDS encoding MiaB/RimO family radical SAM methylthiotransferase, which produces MTAAPSPFARFPAGTRVFFCTQGCRVNQYETEALRAWAASLGWEEVDAAAAADLAIINSCAVTEAAMRDLRRMVRALREARPGIRIVVTGCAPEADPRLRDCLTVEVLPQAAKRQLLALARTQIPRRPRHRTRAVVGIQDGCNTRCTYCIIPITRGPAQSRPPQEILAEVEVLCRQGVPEITLSAISTRWYACGGTDFWDLVAMVDRMVATRYAGQTRLRLGSLDPVQLDAKAAATLAQCQAVCPHLHLSLQSASPSVLARMGRSHYHPDTILRFVESLAAVWPVFGLGMDVIAGFPGETEDEWQATLDFARQLPLTYAHVFPYSERPGTVAAHLPGAIPRPERRRRAQALRECVRHIQRRVWAAMQGRTVQVVLETATQGRAETYAPCRLTHPMPAGGMVRATVVAISADHLVVRPTVENPS; this is translated from the coding sequence ATGACTGCGGCGCCCTCGCCCTTTGCCCGCTTCCCGGCCGGCACCCGCGTCTTCTTCTGCACCCAAGGCTGCCGGGTGAACCAATACGAAACCGAGGCTCTGCGCGCCTGGGCCGCGAGTCTGGGCTGGGAGGAGGTAGACGCGGCAGCGGCAGCGGACCTTGCCATCATCAATAGCTGCGCCGTCACCGAGGCCGCAATGCGGGATTTGCGCCGCATGGTGCGCGCCCTGCGCGAGGCGCGGCCAGGAATCCGTATCGTGGTCACCGGCTGCGCCCCCGAGGCAGACCCGCGCCTGCGCGACTGCCTCACGGTGGAGGTGTTGCCGCAAGCGGCCAAACGCCAGCTCCTTGCCTTGGCGCGAACCCAGATTCCACGCCGCCCCCGCCACCGCACCCGGGCCGTGGTAGGCATCCAGGACGGCTGCAACACCCGGTGTACCTACTGCATCATCCCCATCACCCGTGGGCCGGCCCAAAGCCGCCCCCCCCAGGAGATCCTCGCCGAGGTGGAGGTCCTGTGCCGCCAAGGCGTGCCGGAGATCACGCTGAGCGCCATCAGCACCCGCTGGTACGCCTGCGGCGGTACGGATTTCTGGGACCTGGTGGCCATGGTGGACCGCATGGTGGCGACCCGGTACGCCGGGCAGACCCGACTGCGCTTGGGCTCCCTGGACCCGGTGCAGTTGGATGCCAAGGCCGCGGCGACCCTCGCCCAATGCCAGGCAGTGTGCCCGCACCTGCACCTTTCGCTGCAGAGCGCAAGCCCCTCGGTGCTTGCCCGCATGGGCCGCAGCCACTACCATCCGGACACCATCCTCCGGTTTGTGGAGTCACTGGCGGCCGTATGGCCCGTCTTTGGCCTCGGGATGGACGTCATCGCCGGATTTCCTGGAGAAACAGAGGACGAGTGGCAAGCGACCCTGGATTTTGCCCGGCAACTGCCCCTCACCTACGCCCACGTCTTTCCCTACTCCGAGCGGCCGGGCACCGTGGCTGCCCACTTGCCCGGCGCGATTCCTCGGCCGGAGCGCCGACGTCGCGCCCAGGCCTTGCGGGAGTGCGTGCGCCACATCCAGAGGCGCGTGTGGGCGGCCATGCAGGGCCGCACGGTGCAGGTGGTCCTGGAGACCGCCACCCAAGGCCGCGCCGAGACCTACGCACCGTGCCGCCTCACCCACCCCATGCCCGCAGGAGGCATGGTCCGCGCCACGGTGGTCGCCATCAGCGCCGACCACCTCGTGGTGCGCCCCACCGTGGAGAACCCGTCATGA
- a CDS encoding DUF370 domain-containing protein encodes MDKRRLLNIGFGNMVVAHRVVAVVHPSSAPMRRLREEAKQDGRLIDATQGRKTRAIIITDSNHCILSAVQVETISQRLAAGDTA; translated from the coding sequence ATGGACAAACGACGGCTCCTCAACATCGGCTTCGGCAACATGGTGGTGGCCCACCGGGTGGTGGCCGTGGTGCACCCCTCTTCCGCCCCCATGCGGCGGCTGCGCGAAGAGGCCAAGCAGGACGGCCGCCTCATCGACGCCACCCAAGGCCGCAAGACGCGGGCCATCATCATCACCGACTCCAACCACTGCATCCTCTCGGCCGTTCAAGTGGAAACCATCAGCCAACGCCTTGCCGCCGGAGACACCGCATGA
- the gmk gene encoding guanylate kinase yields MNSTGILFVLCAPSGTGKSTLVRRLVAECPSFAFSISCTTRAPRPGERDGVDYHFLSREEFLRRREAGFFAEWAEVHGNLYGTPKAATLELLAQGRDVLFDIDVQGARQLRTSLGAGAYVFLFPPSREELHRRLTRRGTEDPETLARRMAAAKEEIAHCPEFDYWIVNDDLEDAYQRLKAVYLAEKCRPRYQEAWQRTLWNTWGLA; encoded by the coding sequence ATGAACAGCACGGGCATCCTCTTCGTCCTCTGCGCCCCTTCAGGCACCGGGAAAAGCACCTTGGTCCGCCGCCTGGTGGCTGAATGCCCCAGTTTCGCCTTTTCCATATCCTGCACCACCCGCGCCCCCAGGCCGGGAGAGCGTGACGGCGTGGACTACCATTTCCTCTCCCGGGAAGAATTCCTCCGCCGCCGGGAAGCAGGTTTCTTTGCCGAATGGGCCGAGGTGCACGGGAACCTCTACGGCACCCCCAAGGCCGCGACCCTGGAACTCCTGGCCCAAGGGCGCGACGTACTCTTCGACATCGACGTGCAGGGGGCGCGGCAACTGCGGACCTCCCTGGGGGCCGGGGCGTACGTGTTCCTCTTTCCGCCGTCCCGCGAAGAGCTGCATCGCCGCCTCACCCGCCGAGGCACCGAAGACCCCGAGACCCTGGCCCGCCGCATGGCCGCGGCCAAGGAGGAGATCGCCCACTGCCCGGAATTCGATTACTGGATCGTCAACGATGACCTGGAAGACGCGTACCAACGTCTCAAGGCCGTGTATCTTGCGGAAAAATGCCGGCCCCGCTATCAAGAGGCATGGCAGCGCACGCTATGGAACACCTGGGGGCTGGCATGA
- the gatA gene encoding Asp-tRNA(Asn)/Glu-tRNA(Gln) amidotransferase subunit GatA: MNITDLSLTTVRDLLARGELRAEAVTEACLARITATEPELHALLHVAADQARAQARELDRQGPNPAQPLWGVPLTIKDVLATTDMPTTCASRILQGFRPPYDATVVARLRAAGAILLGKTNMDEFAMGSSTENSAFGPTRNPWDRSRVPGGSSGGSAASVAAGQCFGSIGTDTGGSIRQPAAFCGIVGIKPTYGRVSRFGLVAYGSSLDQAGPMTRSVADAALLLAVIAGHDPKDSTSSAAATADYVAAATPRSLAGVRVGLPEEYWGEGLSDEVRAACHSALDLLRKAGAEVLPVRLPHTKYAIATYYILAMAEASSNLARYDGVRYGYRSPEAKDLKEVFTLSRTQGFGEEVIRRILLGTYVLSAGYYDAYYKKAAQVRRRIREDFVTALHTCDVLCAPACPTVAFRMGENTADPLQMYLTDIFTVSLNLSGLPGICIPAALGQETGMPVGIQFFGRAMDEATLLRVAAALEAARGPMPAPII, translated from the coding sequence ATGAACATCACTGACCTTTCCCTCACCACCGTCCGCGACCTCCTGGCCCGTGGCGAGCTTCGCGCCGAGGCCGTCACCGAAGCGTGCCTGGCCCGCATCACAGCCACGGAACCCGAACTCCATGCCCTGCTCCATGTGGCTGCCGACCAGGCCCGCGCCCAAGCGCGCGAGCTCGACCGTCAGGGCCCCAATCCCGCCCAGCCCTTGTGGGGCGTACCCCTCACCATCAAGGACGTGCTCGCCACCACGGACATGCCCACCACCTGCGCCTCGCGCATCCTCCAAGGCTTCCGACCGCCGTACGACGCCACGGTGGTGGCGCGGCTGCGCGCGGCAGGGGCCATCCTGCTCGGCAAGACCAACATGGACGAGTTCGCCATGGGCTCGTCCACGGAAAATTCCGCCTTCGGCCCCACGCGCAACCCCTGGGATCGCAGCCGAGTGCCGGGAGGGTCCAGCGGCGGATCTGCGGCCAGCGTGGCCGCCGGGCAATGCTTCGGCTCCATCGGCACGGATACCGGCGGCTCCATCCGCCAGCCCGCGGCCTTTTGCGGCATCGTGGGCATCAAGCCCACCTACGGCCGGGTGTCACGCTTTGGCCTGGTGGCCTACGGCTCCTCCCTGGATCAGGCCGGACCCATGACCCGCAGCGTGGCAGACGCCGCCCTGCTCCTTGCCGTCATCGCCGGCCACGACCCCAAGGACTCCACCAGCAGCGCCGCCGCCACCGCCGATTACGTGGCCGCCGCCACGCCCCGAAGCCTTGCCGGCGTGCGCGTGGGACTGCCGGAAGAATATTGGGGGGAAGGCCTGAGCGACGAAGTACGGGCCGCCTGCCACAGCGCCCTGGATCTGCTGCGCAAGGCAGGAGCGGAAGTATTGCCCGTCCGTCTTCCCCACACCAAGTACGCCATCGCCACGTACTATATCCTGGCCATGGCCGAGGCGAGCTCCAACCTCGCCCGCTACGACGGCGTGCGCTACGGGTACCGCAGCCCCGAGGCCAAGGACCTCAAGGAGGTCTTCACCCTGTCGCGCACCCAGGGATTTGGCGAAGAGGTCATCCGCCGCATCCTCCTGGGCACCTACGTGCTTTCCGCCGGCTACTACGACGCCTACTACAAAAAGGCCGCCCAGGTACGCCGCCGCATCCGCGAGGACTTCGTGACCGCGCTGCACACCTGCGACGTGCTCTGCGCTCCGGCCTGCCCCACCGTGGCCTTTCGCATGGGGGAGAACACGGCAGACCCTCTGCAGATGTATCTCACGGACATCTTTACAGTTTCTCTCAACCTCAGCGGACTTCCGGGGATCTGCATCCCTGCGGCCCTGGGCCAAGAGACGGGCATGCCCGTGGGCATCCAGTTCTTCGGCCGGGCCATGGACGAAGCCACCCTGTTGCGTGTGGCCGCAGCCCTGGAAGCGGCCCGCGGGCCCATGCCTGCCCCGATCATCTAA
- a CDS encoding glucan biosynthesis protein D, producing the protein MPRIVLLCALLLTFGSSVFAATDLVMPQGNATFDYAWLKGQARHLASQPYVNHAGELPAALKKLSWDQYMQMSFNPEHALWRDNATSLFRAELFHLGLFYQTPVTIYELVDGKPREIDYTPDLFLYGKSGVRGKDLPKDLGFAGFRFRYHTDWSRDLVAFLGASYFRAVGGEMQYGMSARGLAVDTALPRDEEFPIFTHFWLERPAPHSDTATVYALLDSPSVTGAYRFDIRPGDTLTMRVDAAIYPRKPIERLGIAPLTSMFLTGENDRRMNHDWRPEIHDSDGLLMHNGNGEWLWRPLNNPPFLRYNAYMDNNPKGFGLLQRDQNFDHYQDDGVFYDKRPSVWVEPIGNWGSGYVVLVEIANLDETFDNIVAFWNPAKPVEPGQELLYSYNLYWGTKPPVHTRLARVKDTFTGLGGVVGLPRKYYSQRFAVDFTGGDLAMIGTNSTIRPVLETSAGRIEITSVRPQHAIRGFRCMFDVVPPDETQNPINLRLYLEADGRPLTETWIYQWTPPAPQDRKLYNPGHLEKQPGVE; encoded by the coding sequence ATGCCTCGCATCGTACTGCTCTGCGCCCTTCTGTTGACCTTTGGCAGCAGCGTCTTCGCGGCCACGGACCTCGTCATGCCGCAAGGAAACGCCACCTTCGACTACGCCTGGCTCAAAGGCCAGGCCCGCCACCTGGCCTCGCAGCCCTACGTGAACCACGCCGGCGAGCTGCCCGCAGCGCTCAAAAAACTCTCCTGGGATCAGTACATGCAGATGAGCTTCAACCCCGAGCACGCCCTCTGGCGCGACAATGCCACGAGCCTCTTTCGGGCCGAGCTCTTCCACTTGGGGCTCTTCTACCAGACGCCGGTGACCATCTACGAGCTCGTGGACGGCAAGCCTCGGGAGATCGACTACACCCCGGACCTCTTCCTCTACGGCAAGTCCGGAGTCCGCGGCAAAGATCTCCCCAAGGACTTAGGGTTTGCCGGCTTTCGCTTCCGCTACCACACCGATTGGAGCCGCGATCTGGTGGCCTTTCTGGGGGCGAGTTATTTTCGCGCCGTGGGCGGCGAGATGCAGTATGGCATGTCCGCCCGGGGCCTTGCCGTGGACACCGCCCTGCCCCGCGATGAAGAGTTCCCGATATTCACCCATTTTTGGCTGGAAAGGCCTGCGCCCCACAGCGATACCGCCACGGTCTACGCCCTTTTGGACTCCCCCAGCGTCACCGGCGCCTACCGCTTCGACATCCGTCCCGGAGACACCCTCACCATGCGCGTGGACGCCGCCATCTACCCTCGCAAGCCCATCGAGCGCCTCGGCATCGCCCCGCTTACCAGCATGTTCCTCACCGGAGAAAACGACCGCCGCATGAACCACGACTGGCGGCCGGAAATCCACGACTCCGACGGGCTGCTCATGCACAACGGTAACGGCGAATGGCTCTGGCGGCCCCTCAATAACCCACCCTTTTTGCGCTACAATGCCTACATGGACAACAATCCCAAAGGCTTCGGCCTGTTGCAGCGGGACCAGAACTTCGACCATTATCAAGACGATGGGGTCTTCTATGACAAGCGCCCCAGCGTCTGGGTAGAGCCCATTGGCAATTGGGGATCGGGGTATGTCGTCCTCGTGGAGATCGCCAACCTCGACGAGACCTTCGACAACATCGTCGCCTTCTGGAATCCCGCCAAGCCCGTGGAACCCGGCCAAGAGCTCCTCTACAGCTACAACCTCTATTGGGGCACCAAGCCGCCGGTGCACACTCGCTTGGCCCGGGTCAAAGATACCTTCACGGGCCTAGGCGGTGTGGTGGGCCTGCCGCGCAAATACTATAGCCAGCGGTTCGCCGTGGACTTCACCGGCGGCGACTTGGCCATGATCGGCACCAACTCCACCATCCGGCCTGTGCTGGAGACCTCGGCCGGCCGCATCGAGATCACCTCCGTGCGCCCCCAGCACGCCATCCGCGGCTTCCGCTGCATGTTCGACGTGGTGCCTCCTGACGAGACCCAAAACCCCATCAACCTGCGCCTCTACCTCGAGGCCGACGGCCGGCCCTTGACCGAAACCTGGATCTACCAATGGACCCCGCCGGCCCCTCAAGACCGCAAGCTCTACAACCCAGGACACCTAGAAAAACAACCTGGGGTGGAGTGA